From a region of the Methanoculleus receptaculi genome:
- a CDS encoding nucleoside recognition domain-containing protein, with the protein MKVVPLISYAVRAVLLVTLGIAIANILAETGIFSRLSSLTAPFCRLSGLSEASVLSIIAMAVNATAGKSMLAGYYQNGDVREEEVIPALIMGAFPVVLGESLFRVHLPVALVLLGPVVGGIYTGLNLFSSGIQGLFALLYSRRFLADGQPQVAAPAAPETPVALNRQVVISGCRKAVPTLRRVVPVTLAALIVFALLSETGIIDLIAAAFDPLLRLVGLPGESAAALVAHSAHFSAGYAIVASLIETGALTLETALITLILGSMAVITMIYIKYSVPLYLSLFGSLGVRVSLVTYVASMAAKVATLLLVMVAA; encoded by the coding sequence ATGAAGGTCGTGCCGCTGATCTCCTACGCGGTGAGGGCCGTTCTGCTCGTGACCCTTGGGATCGCCATAGCGAACATCCTCGCGGAGACCGGGATCTTTTCCCGACTCTCCTCGCTCACAGCCCCTTTCTGCAGACTATCCGGCCTCTCTGAAGCATCTGTCCTCTCGATCATCGCGATGGCGGTCAACGCAACTGCGGGAAAATCGATGCTCGCCGGGTATTACCAGAATGGAGATGTGAGAGAAGAGGAGGTGATCCCGGCCCTCATCATGGGCGCATTTCCGGTGGTCCTGGGCGAGTCGCTCTTTCGCGTCCACCTGCCGGTCGCGCTGGTTCTCCTTGGCCCCGTGGTCGGCGGGATCTATACCGGGTTGAACCTCTTTTCAAGCGGTATCCAGGGGTTATTTGCTCTCCTCTACAGCCGCCGGTTTCTTGCGGATGGGCAGCCGCAGGTCGCGGCTCCCGCTGCACCAGAGACTCCTGTTGCACTCAACCGCCAGGTCGTGATCTCGGGGTGCAGGAAGGCGGTCCCGACGCTCCGGCGGGTTGTCCCGGTCACCCTGGCCGCTCTGATAGTCTTCGCCCTCCTCTCGGAGACCGGGATCATCGACCTGATCGCAGCAGCCTTTGACCCCCTCCTCCGGCTCGTCGGTCTCCCTGGCGAGAGCGCCGCGGCGCTCGTGGCTCACTCAGCCCATTTCTCGGCAGGCTACGCGATCGTTGCATCACTGATCGAGACCGGCGCACTCACGCTCGAGACGGCGCTCATCACGCTCATCCTGGGGAGCATGGCGGTCATCACCATGATATACATCAAGTACTCGGTGCCGCTCTACCTCTCGCTGTTTGGCAGCCTCGGCGTCAGGGTTTCGCTGGTCACTTACGTGGCGAGCATGGCCGCAAAGGTGGCAACGCTTCTGCTGGTGATGGTTGCGGCCTGA
- a CDS encoding ASKHA domain-containing protein, whose product MEDLMPTVTFLPGYRKVTVPEGTSLLDAARAAGLAMNVVCGGQGKCGKCLVFIKSGNVSFEREKFRKFFSDPEIARGACLACQATVLGDVLVDVPEGSLIQEQKILVEIPGREEIPLNPAVRKYEVYLSPPSLDDTTPDLTRLLEGVEAVGGPPPNRVYAPLGVLRYLPQVLRRSDWHVTATVALVPGGYRLSSVDKGDTTGRVYGAAVDLGTTTVVVYLWSLVDGQILSTASNYNRQISCGEDILSRVNFSRKGGLARLQHLAAESINEALKSAADAAGIDLEEVFEVMVAGNTVMTHLFLGIDPGYMIAEPYIPVVQRMLSTAARRVGIATHENTGIYTFPAVSNFIGGDVIADILATGMTEREEVTLLIDIGTNFEAVLGNRDWMLSCSGAAGPALEGGEVLFGMRANPGAIESIQIDPATLTPTYTTINSIAAPRGICGSGLVDLVAELLRACVIDRTGGINLEIDHPRIRKGRYAPEFVVAWKEETQIGKDIVITENDIKNLIMSKAAIHGACMTLLDAAGLTARDIERVCLSGAFGNYINKENAITIGLIPDVPLERVENIGNGAITGANIALVNRKRRKELDGLARKITYIELNADPSFMDRYTSSCFLPHTDLSLFPRVQQMLEACRLGQGVGSRQG is encoded by the coding sequence GTGGAAGACCTGATGCCGACGGTGACGTTCCTCCCCGGCTACCGGAAGGTGACCGTTCCCGAGGGGACGAGCCTTCTTGATGCGGCACGCGCGGCCGGTCTTGCGATGAACGTGGTCTGCGGCGGGCAGGGTAAGTGCGGAAAGTGTCTGGTCTTCATAAAGAGCGGGAATGTCTCGTTTGAACGCGAAAAATTCCGCAAATTCTTCTCCGACCCAGAGATCGCGCGGGGTGCCTGCCTTGCCTGCCAGGCGACCGTTCTCGGTGACGTCCTGGTGGATGTCCCGGAAGGATCGCTCATCCAGGAGCAGAAGATCCTGGTGGAGATCCCTGGCAGGGAGGAGATCCCGCTCAACCCTGCCGTCAGGAAGTATGAGGTCTACCTCAGTCCGCCGTCGCTCGATGACACCACCCCTGACCTCACCAGGCTGCTGGAAGGGGTTGAAGCGGTGGGCGGACCGCCTCCAAACCGTGTCTACGCGCCGCTTGGTGTCCTCCGCTACCTCCCGCAGGTGCTCCGGCGGAGTGACTGGCACGTGACCGCCACGGTCGCGCTCGTGCCCGGCGGGTATCGACTGAGCAGTGTGGACAAGGGCGACACCACCGGCCGGGTATACGGCGCGGCGGTCGACCTCGGAACGACGACGGTCGTGGTCTACCTCTGGAGCCTGGTCGATGGCCAGATCCTCTCCACGGCGTCCAACTACAACCGGCAGATCTCCTGCGGCGAGGATATCCTCTCAAGGGTGAACTTCTCCAGGAAGGGCGGTCTTGCACGGCTGCAGCACCTCGCAGCGGAGAGCATAAATGAGGCGCTGAAGAGCGCCGCAGATGCCGCCGGGATAGATCTTGAAGAGGTCTTTGAGGTGATGGTTGCCGGAAACACCGTGATGACACACCTCTTTCTCGGGATCGACCCCGGCTACATGATCGCCGAGCCCTACATACCGGTCGTGCAGCGGATGCTCTCGACGGCCGCCCGCCGGGTCGGCATCGCGACACATGAGAACACCGGCATCTACACCTTCCCCGCGGTCTCGAACTTCATCGGCGGCGATGTAATCGCCGATATCCTGGCCACCGGGATGACGGAACGCGAGGAGGTCACCCTCCTGATAGATATAGGCACTAACTTCGAGGCCGTGCTCGGCAACCGTGACTGGATGCTCTCCTGCTCGGGTGCTGCCGGCCCCGCCCTCGAGGGTGGAGAGGTGCTGTTTGGTATGCGCGCAAACCCCGGCGCGATCGAGAGCATCCAGATCGATCCCGCTACGCTCACACCAACCTACACGACCATCAACAGCATAGCAGCCCCCCGGGGCATCTGCGGTTCGGGCCTCGTCGATCTGGTTGCGGAACTGCTCCGTGCCTGTGTCATCGACCGAACAGGCGGAATCAACCTTGAGATTGATCACCCCCGGATCCGGAAAGGAAGGTATGCCCCGGAGTTTGTTGTGGCCTGGAAGGAGGAGACACAGATAGGGAAGGATATCGTCATAACCGAGAACGACATCAAGAACCTCATCATGAGCAAGGCCGCGATCCACGGCGCCTGCATGACGCTGCTCGATGCGGCGGGGCTGACGGCTCGCGATATCGAGAGGGTCTGCCTCTCGGGGGCGTTCGGGAACTACATCAACAAGGAGAACGCCATCACGATCGGGTTGATCCCTGATGTGCCCCTCGAGCGTGTGGAGAATATCGGGAACGGTGCGATCACGGGTGCAAACATCGCCCTGGTCAACCGCAAACGGCGTAAGGAACTCGACGGCCTTGCAAGGAAGATCACATACATCGAACTGAATGCCGACCCCTCCTTCATGGACCGCTACACATCGAGCTGTTTCCTGCCGCACACCGACCTTTCGCTATTCCCGCGCGTGCAGCAGATGCTTGAGGCGTGCAGGCTGGGGCAGGGGGTGGGCTCACGGCAGGGATGA
- the purB gene encoding adenylosuccinate lyase: MAIHPIDYRYGTPEMRAVWSEENRFRAIVTVEVALARAEAAHGMIPPADAETIAACAGRARPERAKEIEAEINHDMMAIVKTIAEVCGDAGRWIHYGATSNDILDTATALQIRESLSLIEEKLQRLLSVLLDRSEETKTLVCAGRTHGQIGVPTTYGLRFAIWAAEVGRHIERLRQMRPRVVVGQLTGAVGTQAALGDAGIEIQETMMEILGIGSVDVSNQVVSRDRYAEYFMLLANVATTLDKIGLEIRLMQRSEIGELAEPFGKRQVGSSTMPHKRNPIRSEQVCGLARIVRSAVEPALLNNVLWDERDLTNSAPERVIFPEASVLTDHILKVMIEVLKGLEIDHERIRRNLMLLRGVNLAESVMIELTKRGMNRQEAHEVMRTASMEALARDRDLGQVLAGRPEVTRFISPGELDALLDPNAYTGTAVRQVDRLIEKLRPLCS; this comes from the coding sequence ATGGCAATCCATCCCATCGATTACCGCTACGGCACGCCGGAGATGCGTGCCGTCTGGAGCGAGGAGAACCGTTTTCGGGCGATCGTCACGGTCGAGGTGGCGCTGGCCCGTGCCGAGGCGGCGCACGGGATGATCCCGCCCGCGGATGCAGAGACGATCGCGGCCTGCGCGGGGCGGGCGCGGCCGGAGCGGGCAAAGGAGATCGAGGCCGAGATCAACCACGATATGATGGCGATCGTCAAGACGATTGCCGAGGTCTGCGGTGATGCCGGCCGCTGGATCCACTACGGAGCGACCTCAAACGATATCCTGGATACTGCAACCGCGCTCCAGATCCGCGAGAGCCTATCACTGATCGAGGAGAAACTTCAGCGGCTCCTCTCGGTCCTCCTTGACCGGAGCGAGGAGACGAAGACCCTTGTCTGCGCCGGACGCACCCACGGCCAGATCGGTGTCCCGACGACATACGGTCTCCGGTTTGCGATCTGGGCTGCCGAGGTGGGGCGTCACATCGAGCGGCTCCGCCAGATGCGCCCCCGGGTTGTCGTCGGGCAGCTCACGGGAGCGGTGGGGACGCAGGCGGCGCTGGGTGATGCCGGTATAGAGATCCAGGAGACTATGATGGAGATCCTGGGGATCGGATCGGTGGACGTCTCGAACCAGGTTGTCTCGCGCGATCGCTACGCGGAGTACTTCATGCTCCTTGCAAACGTCGCGACAACGCTTGACAAGATCGGGCTTGAGATCCGGCTGATGCAGCGCTCCGAGATCGGTGAACTCGCGGAGCCGTTCGGGAAGAGGCAGGTGGGCTCAAGCACGATGCCGCACAAGCGAAACCCTATCAGGAGCGAGCAGGTCTGCGGGCTTGCCCGGATCGTTCGATCCGCGGTCGAACCGGCGCTGTTAAACAACGTCCTCTGGGACGAACGCGACCTGACGAACTCCGCTCCCGAACGGGTGATCTTCCCCGAGGCGTCGGTGCTGACCGACCACATACTTAAAGTGATGATCGAGGTGCTGAAAGGGCTCGAGATCGACCATGAGAGGATCAGGAGGAACCTGATGCTGCTCCGCGGCGTGAACCTTGCCGAGTCGGTGATGATCGAACTGACAAAACGCGGCATGAACCGGCAGGAGGCTCATGAGGTTATGAGGACGGCGAGCATGGAGGCTCTTGCCCGTGACCGCGACCTTGGCCAGGTGCTGGCCGGTCGGCCGGAGGTGACGAGGTTCATCAGCCCCGGTGAACTGGACGCTCTCCTCGACCCGAATGCCTATACCGGGACGGCGGTACGGCAGGTGGACCGGTTGATCGAGAAACTCCGGCCGCTCTGCTCGTGA
- a CDS encoding acetyl-CoA decarbonylase/synthase complex subunit delta — protein sequence MSENSSDKPAIREVRLGATRAEGGTREVSYVIGGEQGLPFCGNDPGRRLVALEICDDPAIWPPVVRNYVGDLANNPEDWAEAAERRYGADLVRLNFTSAKKRGFDAFAEIASTTERVLAATTRPLIIEGSNDPQVDSEVFRRCGEAGEGERLLLGTAEADRYRSVAAAALAYGHLVIAQSPIDVNLAKQLNILLRETGVPEDRIVIDPYTGALGYGFEYSYSVMERIRLAALAGDGDLAMPMISAPTDTLTIREVREAVPEEQDAMAVAWEFYTAYSAFVAGASIVSVRHPLTVERLKKVLEA from the coding sequence GTGAGTGAAAACAGTTCTGATAAACCAGCCATCCGGGAGGTGCGCCTCGGCGCAACACGCGCTGAGGGCGGAACCCGGGAGGTATCCTACGTTATAGGCGGCGAACAGGGTCTGCCGTTCTGCGGCAACGACCCTGGCCGACGCCTTGTGGCACTAGAGATCTGCGACGATCCGGCGATCTGGCCGCCGGTCGTCCGCAACTACGTGGGCGACCTTGCAAACAACCCCGAGGATTGGGCAGAGGCAGCGGAGCGCAGATACGGTGCAGACCTTGTGCGGTTGAACTTCACCAGCGCAAAAAAACGAGGGTTTGATGCGTTTGCCGAGATCGCCTCGACAACAGAACGCGTGCTTGCGGCAACGACCAGACCCCTGATAATCGAGGGCAGCAACGACCCTCAGGTTGACAGCGAGGTCTTCCGCCGCTGCGGTGAGGCGGGTGAGGGCGAGCGTCTCCTCCTCGGGACAGCGGAGGCCGACAGATACCGGAGCGTTGCCGCGGCGGCGCTGGCATACGGGCATCTGGTGATCGCACAGTCGCCCATCGATGTCAACCTGGCAAAACAGCTAAACATCCTTCTCCGGGAGACGGGCGTGCCGGAGGACCGGATCGTGATCGACCCCTACACAGGGGCGCTCGGCTACGGGTTTGAGTACTCCTACTCGGTGATGGAGCGGATACGTCTTGCCGCGCTCGCCGGCGACGGCGACCTGGCGATGCCCATGATCAGCGCTCCCACCGACACCCTCACCATCCGGGAGGTGCGGGAGGCCGTACCGGAGGAGCAGGATGCCATGGCGGTTGCATGGGAATTCTACACCGCATACTCCGCCTTTGTCGCCGGGGCTTCGATCGTCTCTGTCCGCCATCCGCTGACGGTGGAAAGGCTCAAAAAGGTGCTGGAGGCCTGA
- a CDS encoding uroporphyrinogen decarboxylase/cobalamine-independent methonine synthase family protein: protein MIPSPELNATGVGGLPHRDPEEACRAVLEIFPRIPYVPTLPNRGLLEGIVFADSEHLPGGVIRDGRLVLDRSIDPSEAMERILLDYLEGNAEPYAVGRDYGSGFHAMMTRDLSDALIVKCQVTGPVTFGMQVVDEARRPILYDPEYADLLGKLLGLRARWCEIAMRERMMARETLVVLSEPYLASLGSAVVPVDAGVAASAFQDIASILDGGLGIHCCANTDWSFVLGLRPALVSIDAWTYAREFLLYLDEVAAYMEDGGVVAWGIVPADYTVFAAESQDSFFSRFQAIRARAAGIIDPDLFDRQSMITPTCGIRTAGEREAVAIMEAAASLSRRLRGEGA from the coding sequence ATGATACCCTCCCCAGAACTCAATGCAACGGGTGTCGGGGGGCTGCCCCACCGTGACCCGGAGGAGGCCTGCCGGGCAGTGCTTGAAATCTTTCCCCGTATCCCCTATGTGCCCACCCTGCCGAACCGGGGGCTCCTGGAGGGGATAGTCTTTGCAGACTCCGAGCACCTCCCCGGCGGCGTGATCAGGGACGGCAGACTCGTTCTCGACCGGAGCATCGATCCCTCTGAGGCGATGGAGCGGATCCTGCTCGACTACCTTGAGGGGAACGCAGAGCCCTACGCGGTCGGCAGGGACTACGGTTCGGGGTTTCATGCGATGATGACCCGCGACCTCTCGGACGCACTGATAGTCAAGTGTCAGGTGACGGGTCCGGTCACGTTCGGGATGCAGGTTGTGGATGAGGCGCGCCGGCCCATCCTCTACGACCCGGAGTACGCCGACCTGCTTGGAAAACTTCTGGGTCTGCGGGCGCGGTGGTGTGAGATCGCGATGCGCGAGCGGATGATGGCGCGTGAGACGCTGGTGGTCCTGAGCGAGCCCTACCTTGCCTCGCTCGGGTCAGCGGTCGTGCCGGTGGATGCGGGGGTCGCAGCGTCTGCGTTCCAGGATATCGCCTCTATCCTGGATGGAGGGCTCGGGATCCACTGCTGCGCGAACACCGACTGGAGTTTTGTCCTGGGTCTCCGGCCGGCCCTGGTCTCGATCGATGCCTGGACGTATGCACGCGAGTTTCTGCTCTACCTCGATGAGGTTGCGGCATACATGGAGGATGGCGGGGTTGTTGCCTGGGGGATCGTCCCGGCCGATTACACCGTCTTCGCCGCGGAGAGTCAGGACTCGTTCTTCTCGAGGTTCCAGGCGATCCGCGCCCGTGCAGCCGGGATCATCGATCCCGACCTCTTTGACCGGCAGTCGATGATCACACCGACCTGCGGGATCCGGACCGCCGGCGAGCGTGAGGCTGTCGCGATCATGGAGGCGGCCGCCTCGCTCTCACGCCGCCTGCGGGGTGAGGGGGCATGA
- a CDS encoding ATP-binding protein: MTRPCTVVISGKGGTGKTTISALLVDALVRAGERPILAVDADPNANLHEALGITLNETLGSMREEAFTRSIPPGMDRTGYIRYRFRRALAEAEGYDLLAMGRPEGSGCYCFPNALLKECIETLERDYRYVIVDSEAGMEHISRGTIRRPDILLIASDPGARGIRTAGRIRDLAESLGLEPEKIFLVVNRDHGDAVIESDLPLIARIPEDPAVDEADLAGTPIAEIPDESPARVAVRDLAARVVETCARRRG; this comes from the coding sequence ATGACCCGGCCGTGCACCGTTGTCATATCCGGGAAAGGCGGGACAGGGAAGACCACGATCTCGGCGCTCCTGGTTGATGCCCTGGTCAGGGCAGGCGAACGTCCGATCCTTGCCGTGGATGCCGATCCAAACGCGAACCTTCACGAGGCTCTCGGCATCACGCTCAATGAGACGCTGGGGAGCATGCGCGAGGAGGCCTTCACCCGCTCCATCCCGCCCGGCATGGACAGGACGGGCTACATCAGGTACCGGTTCCGCCGGGCGCTGGCGGAGGCGGAGGGCTACGACCTTCTTGCCATGGGACGGCCTGAGGGGTCGGGATGCTACTGTTTCCCAAACGCGCTCTTAAAGGAGTGCATCGAAACGCTCGAACGCGACTACCGGTACGTCATCGTGGACTCCGAGGCGGGTATGGAGCACATATCCCGAGGGACCATCAGGAGACCGGATATCCTGCTGATAGCAAGCGATCCTGGAGCCCGCGGGATCCGGACCGCCGGCCGCATCCGCGACCTTGCGGAGTCGCTCGGTCTTGAGCCCGAGAAGATATTCCTGGTCGTCAACCGTGACCACGGGGATGCTGTTATCGAGAGCGATCTCCCGCTTATCGCCCGGATCCCGGAGGACCCGGCTGTCGATGAGGCAGACCTTGCGGGAACGCCGATCGCGGAGATACCTGACGAGAGTCCGGCGCGGGTGGCGGTTCGTGACCTTGCCGCGCGGGTGGTCGAGACCTGTGCCAGGCGGCGTGGGTAA
- the acsC gene encoding acetyl-CoA decarbonylase/synthase complex subunit gamma: protein MAMKALDIYKHLPKTNCKKCGYPTCLAFAMKLAVGKADIEACPDIDPGAKALLGGVTRPPVRAVTIGAGERSVTVGEEFVMFRHEKTFYHPPGIMVEVSDTWPDDEVRSVVAEVREAVVERVGQDLVLNGVAVRNESGDADRFAETVYLAGGGTGLPLVLISDDLPGFEAALAVAGQYRPLIHAATADNWEPLAALAKQYGSPLVVRAGTLADLAALAGNCAGAGVADLLLDPAQGSLQGYIATATAIRRSAIERTEPALGYPIYLDAGTFKDTDAAVAAGILKYAGVIVTPRLSRASREAALTLRQNTYTDPQHPIQVAPGVYPVNDPGREAPVLLTVNFSLTYFTILGYLEASRMPCHLLIVDTEGLSVLTSVAGGKLTETIVADALKKFGVADLVDHRLLIIPGYAAPLTGKIEDATGWRVMVGPRDAADLPEYLEKEWKT, encoded by the coding sequence ATGGCGATGAAAGCGCTTGATATCTATAAGCACCTGCCGAAGACGAACTGCAAGAAGTGCGGTTACCCGACCTGTCTGGCCTTCGCCATGAAACTTGCCGTCGGAAAGGCGGATATAGAGGCCTGCCCCGACATAGACCCTGGGGCGAAGGCGCTTCTTGGAGGAGTGACCAGACCGCCGGTGAGGGCGGTCACGATCGGCGCAGGCGAGCGATCGGTCACGGTCGGCGAGGAGTTTGTCATGTTCCGGCACGAGAAGACCTTCTACCACCCGCCCGGGATCATGGTGGAGGTCTCCGACACCTGGCCGGATGATGAGGTTCGATCCGTGGTGGCGGAGGTGAGGGAGGCGGTCGTCGAACGTGTGGGTCAGGACCTCGTCCTCAACGGTGTGGCGGTGAGAAACGAGAGCGGGGACGCCGATCGGTTCGCAGAGACCGTGTACCTTGCCGGCGGCGGAACCGGTCTTCCGCTCGTGCTGATATCTGACGACCTTCCAGGTTTTGAGGCGGCCCTTGCGGTAGCAGGACAGTACCGGCCGCTGATCCACGCGGCGACCGCCGATAACTGGGAGCCGCTGGCCGCGCTTGCTAAACAGTATGGCTCCCCTCTTGTCGTCCGGGCTGGGACGCTGGCCGACCTCGCCGCGCTTGCCGGAAACTGCGCCGGCGCGGGGGTCGCCGACCTGCTGCTCGACCCCGCACAGGGGTCGCTCCAGGGTTATATCGCCACCGCGACCGCGATCCGGAGGAGCGCCATCGAGCGGACGGAACCCGCGCTCGGCTACCCCATCTACCTGGACGCAGGAACATTCAAGGATACCGATGCAGCAGTCGCTGCGGGCATCCTCAAGTATGCGGGGGTCATCGTCACCCCGCGGCTATCCCGCGCATCGAGGGAGGCGGCGCTCACCCTGCGTCAGAACACCTACACCGACCCGCAGCACCCCATCCAGGTGGCACCCGGGGTCTACCCGGTCAACGATCCCGGACGGGAGGCGCCCGTCCTCCTCACGGTGAACTTCTCGCTCACCTACTTCACGATCCTTGGCTACCTCGAGGCTTCCCGGATGCCCTGCCACCTCCTGATCGTGGATACGGAAGGGCTCTCGGTTCTAACATCGGTCGCCGGCGGGAAACTGACGGAGACGATAGTGGCCGATGCTCTCAAGAAGTTCGGCGTCGCCGACCTGGTTGACCACCGTCTCCTCATAATCCCCGGTTACGCCGCTCCGCTCACCGGGAAGATCGAGGATGCAACCGGCTGGAGGGTGATGGTCGGACCCCGCGATGCAGCCGATCTCCCTGAATACCTTGAGAAGGAGTGGAAGACCTGA
- the acsB gene encoding acetyl-CoA decarbonylase/synthase complex subunit alpha/beta, which yields MNEIETDSLDAAIERGRTRLDARMQTLSGELGYPDTAYALPVTYAITGTAVRDADEAREAYRQSGNNLLVACECLMAAAGAVGPPYTGFIPDTVLRQLGYTLVDGSVIGLGLIVGKPESPDAAAAICREMQEKYLLTFLAGGVVEALSGAGVRLGLEYRLVPLGPESARGIHFADILARIAMMFGGVKPGDAPALLSYAAERAKAFVVVFPGLTDEEIAFVDSLRVLGMPILTLDGGYRGGEWIPVTSGEAVQTGMELRGIRVTVTAIPIPMACSPAFEGKSIRKEEMYVEFGGGRTPAFELLRTRPRQEVEDGNVTVIGPEVDDVTAGSALPLAILVDVAGKRMKPDYEPVLERRIHTFINYGEGSWHVAQRDLVWVRLSKDAVAKGVRIRDIGTLLAHKLKMEFPDHIEAIQVTLVTERAKVEEMLPQAREIYRRRDERIAGMKDDDVEVFYSCTLCQTFAPNHVCIITPERPALCGAITWLDARIAHEITPSGANQPVEKGGAVDALRGEFAGVNRFVKKASHGETDRVSLYSIIDYPMTACGCFECIAAIVPEVNGILIVNRDHPGETPLGMTFSTLAGTIGGGAQTPGFLGIAKNYILSERFLQAEGGIARVVWMPTSLKEELGERLRERLAAAGIPEMYEKIADEVTAPTIEDLIAFLERVEHPALAMKPLI from the coding sequence ATGAATGAGATAGAGACGGACTCGCTTGATGCGGCTATAGAACGCGGCCGCACCAGACTCGATGCACGGATGCAGACCCTCTCCGGCGAACTTGGATACCCGGATACCGCATACGCCCTCCCCGTGACCTATGCCATCACCGGGACTGCCGTTCGTGATGCCGACGAAGCGCGTGAAGCATACCGGCAGTCCGGCAACAACCTTCTTGTCGCCTGCGAATGCCTGATGGCCGCTGCAGGCGCGGTTGGACCGCCGTACACGGGTTTCATCCCGGACACGGTTCTCAGGCAGCTCGGCTACACCCTTGTCGACGGGAGCGTCATAGGTCTTGGCCTCATCGTCGGGAAACCTGAGAGCCCCGATGCAGCCGCCGCCATCTGCCGGGAGATGCAGGAGAAGTACCTCCTCACCTTCCTTGCCGGCGGCGTGGTGGAGGCTCTCTCCGGTGCCGGTGTCCGGCTGGGACTCGAGTATCGGCTGGTGCCGCTCGGGCCGGAGAGCGCTCGTGGGATCCATTTCGCCGACATCCTTGCCAGGATTGCCATGATGTTTGGCGGGGTGAAGCCCGGCGATGCCCCGGCCCTCCTCTCTTACGCCGCAGAGAGGGCAAAGGCGTTTGTTGTAGTCTTTCCCGGTCTCACAGATGAGGAGATAGCGTTTGTCGACTCACTCCGGGTTCTCGGGATGCCTATCCTGACTCTCGACGGCGGTTACCGGGGCGGGGAGTGGATCCCGGTCACCTCCGGTGAAGCCGTGCAGACCGGCATGGAGCTCCGCGGGATACGGGTCACGGTTACCGCGATCCCGATCCCGATGGCCTGCTCCCCTGCGTTTGAGGGAAAGAGCATCCGCAAAGAGGAGATGTACGTTGAGTTCGGAGGCGGCCGGACACCTGCTTTCGAACTTCTCCGGACGCGACCGCGCCAGGAGGTCGAGGACGGGAATGTAACCGTCATCGGACCGGAGGTTGACGACGTCACGGCAGGCTCCGCCCTCCCGCTTGCGATCCTGGTGGATGTTGCCGGCAAAAGGATGAAGCCCGACTACGAACCCGTGCTTGAGAGGCGGATCCATACCTTCATCAACTACGGCGAAGGCTCCTGGCACGTCGCCCAGCGCGACCTCGTCTGGGTCAGGCTCTCGAAGGATGCGGTGGCAAAAGGTGTCAGGATCCGCGACATCGGGACACTGCTTGCCCACAAACTCAAGATGGAGTTCCCGGATCACATCGAAGCGATACAGGTGACGCTTGTAACCGAGAGAGCGAAGGTCGAGGAGATGCTCCCGCAGGCGCGTGAGATCTACAGGAGACGCGACGAACGGATTGCCGGCATGAAGGATGACGATGTGGAGGTCTTCTACTCCTGCACCCTGTGCCAGACGTTTGCTCCAAACCACGTCTGCATCATTACCCCGGAACGCCCGGCGCTATGCGGCGCGATCACATGGCTCGATGCCAGGATTGCCCACGAGATCACGCCCTCCGGGGCAAACCAGCCGGTTGAAAAGGGGGGAGCGGTCGACGCTCTCCGCGGCGAGTTTGCAGGTGTGAACCGGTTTGTGAAGAAGGCATCTCACGGCGAGACCGACCGGGTCTCGCTCTACAGCATAATAGACTACCCGATGACCGCCTGCGGGTGTTTTGAGTGCATCGCGGCTATCGTCCCCGAGGTGAACGGCATCCTGATCGTGAACCGTGACCACCCCGGGGAGACGCCGCTCGGTATGACCTTCTCGACCCTTGCCGGGACAATCGGCGGCGGTGCGCAGACCCCGGGGTTCCTCGGGATAGCAAAGAACTACATCCTGAGCGAGAGGTTCCTGCAGGCCGAGGGCGGTATCGCGCGGGTGGTCTGGATGCCGACCTCCTTAAAGGAGGAGCTCGGCGAGCGGCTGCGGGAGAGGCTTGCAGCAGCGGGGATCCCGGAGATGTATGAGAAGATCGCGGACGAGGTCACGGCGCCGACGATCGAAGACCTGATCGCGTTCCTCGAGCGTGTCGAGCACCCGGCGCTCGCTATGAAACCGCTGATCTGA